In Limibacter armeniacum, a single window of DNA contains:
- a CDS encoding DUF6089 family protein, translating into MRKLRILLLLLVGLSMAYTSYGQRYKFTRKKRYWSVGGTMNVSHYLGDVTPKSNTGSFDWDKTRPSFGGFVMKRFTPRVSGRLMLSEIIIAGDDANAKQNSENLGRYYRNLHFRNFITELSAMAVIDVFKNEGVYYRRKKIPIPYLSVGVAVFHHAPQAQDPNNGDWTNLRKLETEGESYSPISIAFPVGIGIRYKISNKMDIGVEALVRYTLTDYLDDVSGKYYNPNISEDAYQFAFRGHEKTTADGDPRDVPDFIDIYNGGNPDYSTYQEFAESQVDIRGDPDNKDVYMSFGVFLNYIFSSGVKTPKFR; encoded by the coding sequence ATGAGAAAGCTGCGTATTCTTCTTCTCTTATTGGTAGGGCTCTCTATGGCCTATACTTCATATGGCCAGAGGTATAAATTTACCCGTAAAAAACGATACTGGAGTGTTGGTGGAACGATGAATGTTTCCCATTATTTAGGTGATGTTACTCCAAAATCTAACACAGGTAGCTTTGACTGGGATAAAACACGTCCAAGCTTTGGAGGTTTTGTAATGAAACGATTTACTCCAAGGGTCTCTGGCCGTTTAATGCTATCTGAAATTATTATTGCAGGTGACGATGCAAATGCAAAACAAAACTCAGAAAACTTAGGTCGATACTACCGTAACCTTCATTTCAGAAACTTTATTACTGAGCTCTCAGCAATGGCTGTTATTGATGTATTTAAAAATGAAGGTGTCTATTATCGTAGAAAGAAAATCCCTATTCCATATTTGTCTGTTGGTGTTGCTGTATTTCATCATGCACCTCAAGCACAAGACCCTAATAATGGAGATTGGACTAACCTAAGAAAGCTTGAAACTGAAGGTGAGAGCTACTCTCCTATTTCAATTGCATTTCCTGTAGGTATCGGTATCCGTTATAAAATCAGTAACAAGATGGATATTGGGGTTGAAGCACTAGTCCGCTATACACTCACAGACTACCTTGACGATGTTAGTGGTAAGTATTACAACCCAAATATAAGCGAGGATGCCTACCAATTTGCTTTTAGAGGTCATGAAAAAACTACAGCAGATGGTGATCCTAGGGATGTTCCTGACTTTATTGACATCTACAATGGTGGCAACCCTGATTACAGTACCTATCAGGAATTTGCGGAAAGCCAAGTAGATATTCGAGGGGACCCTGACAACAAAGATGTTTATATGAGTTTCGGTGTGTTTTTGAACTATATCTTTAGCAGTGGTGTAAAGACACCTAAATTCAGATAA
- a CDS encoding NAD kinase: MTRIAIHSRKLDPEKVPFLFKIIDNLSKRSNVDLLLSAELSDFISTLNNTKLPVFNVFKDHKDLEKVHYMISFGGDGTLLQALTYIKDLPIPVLGVNAGRLGFLATTPKENVEAAIDAMLNGNYTIDERIMLKLESNQDIFNGLNFGLNEFTITKRDTSSMIQVHTYLDGEYLNTYWADGLIVSTPTGSTGYSLSVGGPVVIPDSNNFIISPVCPHNLNVRPLVVSDNSVISFEIEGRSKNFLVSLDTRSRAVDASIKLAVRKNDYPARLIKFSGDNFLNTLRIKLNWGIDARN; this comes from the coding sequence ATGACTAGAATTGCAATTCATAGCAGAAAGCTTGATCCAGAAAAAGTACCATTCTTATTTAAGATAATTGACAATCTTTCTAAAAGATCAAATGTCGATTTACTGCTTTCAGCAGAATTAAGTGATTTTATCTCAACTTTAAATAATACTAAACTACCTGTTTTCAACGTTTTTAAAGATCATAAGGATCTAGAAAAAGTACACTATATGATTAGCTTTGGTGGTGATGGAACATTACTCCAAGCTTTAACATATATTAAAGATCTACCGATTCCTGTACTTGGTGTGAATGCAGGGCGTCTTGGTTTTTTAGCAACTACGCCAAAAGAGAATGTAGAAGCCGCAATTGATGCAATGCTAAACGGCAACTACACCATTGATGAGCGCATTATGTTAAAACTTGAGTCCAATCAGGATATTTTTAATGGCCTGAATTTTGGACTAAATGAATTTACAATAACGAAAAGAGATACCTCATCAATGATTCAAGTACACACTTACTTGGATGGTGAATATTTGAATACTTATTGGGCTGATGGACTAATTGTGTCTACACCTACAGGATCTACTGGGTATTCTTTGAGTGTAGGCGGACCTGTGGTCATTCCAGACTCTAATAATTTTATTATTTCACCTGTCTGCCCTCACAATCTAAATGTCAGACCTTTAGTGGTTTCTGACAACAGTGTCATCTCATTTGAGATAGAAGGCAGGAGTAAGAACTTTTTGGTATCATTAGATACGCGCTCTAGAGCTGTAGATGCCAGTATCAAATTAGCTGTAAGAAAAAATGATTACCCAGCAAGGCTAATCAAATTCAGCGGAGATAATTTTTTAAATACTTTGAGAATAAAACTTAATTGGGGGATTGATGCCCGAAATTGA
- a CDS encoding CBS domain-containing protein has protein sequence MHQITEGTSMIAQEYINQLVPSVQKGDPTDKIFDWMDEFGVQQLPVVENGKYYGIISESDLFDLDLTHGVNSLEYALIKHQEVYVTQYMHLYEVLYAVEEHDTDILPVLDDQKHYIGSIIIKDLVKAVASMFASQMPGGIVVLQVDAIQYSLAEISRLVESNNTRILSTYIQHIPDDPQKMLVTLKVNTKDLSYIIATFERFNYQIISQFSDEDVRNNRSERIQMLLKYLEL, from the coding sequence ATGCATCAGATAACAGAAGGAACCTCTATGATTGCACAAGAATATATTAACCAACTCGTCCCATCTGTCCAAAAAGGCGACCCCACCGATAAAATCTTTGATTGGATGGATGAATTCGGCGTCCAACAGCTCCCCGTAGTAGAAAATGGAAAATACTATGGTATCATCTCCGAAAGTGATCTTTTTGACCTAGACCTTACGCATGGTGTTAATTCCTTGGAGTATGCACTCATCAAACATCAGGAAGTCTATGTGACACAGTATATGCACTTATATGAAGTTCTTTATGCTGTTGAAGAACACGACACTGATATTCTTCCTGTCCTTGATGATCAAAAGCACTATATCGGAAGTATTATCATTAAAGACTTGGTAAAGGCTGTTGCCAGTATGTTTGCCAGTCAAATGCCCGGTGGTATTGTTGTCCTTCAAGTAGATGCCATTCAGTATTCTTTGGCTGAGATCAGTAGGCTTGTAGAATCCAATAACACACGCATTCTCAGCACATATATCCAACATATTCCAGATGATCCTCAAAAAATGTTAGTCACTTTGAAAGTGAATACCAAGGACTTATCCTACATAATCGCCACTTTCGAACGATTTAACTACCAAATAATCAGTCAGTTCAGTGATGAAGACGTTAGAAACAACCGTTCAGAACGTATTCAGATGTTATTGAAATACTTGGAATTGTAA
- a CDS encoding alpha/beta fold hydrolase, which translates to MSLNIREENGFKYIDEGEGEVLLLLHGLFGALSNWSGVLDHFSKKYRVIIPMLPIYEIPLKQAGLEGLTSHVEEFVALKGLENMTLLGNSLGGHVGLIYTLRNQDKVKRLILTGSSGLYENSMGASYPKRGSYEFIKEKVAYTFYDPEVASKELVDEVFEITNSNAKCLRIVYIARSAQRHNMRDEIKAITVPTLLIWGLNDTITPPQVAHEFNSLIPNSELKFIDKCCHAPMMEQPEAFNHILDSFLEQNRI; encoded by the coding sequence ATGAGCTTGAATATTAGAGAAGAAAACGGTTTTAAGTACATTGATGAGGGCGAAGGGGAAGTGCTTTTACTCCTGCACGGACTTTTCGGAGCTTTGAGCAACTGGTCGGGCGTACTTGACCATTTTTCAAAGAAATACAGGGTAATCATCCCTATGCTACCTATCTATGAGATTCCATTAAAACAGGCTGGACTAGAAGGTTTGACCTCTCATGTAGAAGAGTTTGTAGCTCTCAAAGGGCTTGAAAATATGACTTTGCTAGGTAACTCACTTGGTGGACATGTTGGGTTAATCTATACCTTAAGAAATCAAGACAAGGTTAAAAGACTTATCTTGACAGGAAGCTCTGGACTATATGAAAACAGCATGGGTGCTTCTTATCCTAAAAGAGGTAGCTACGAATTCATCAAGGAAAAAGTAGCCTATACTTTCTATGACCCTGAAGTTGCCAGCAAGGAGCTCGTAGATGAGGTGTTTGAGATCACAAACTCCAATGCCAAATGTCTACGTATCGTGTATATTGCCAGGTCTGCTCAACGCCACAATATGCGTGATGAAATCAAGGCAATTACAGTACCTACATTGCTAATCTGGGGATTGAATGATACAATTACACCTCCTCAAGTAGCACATGAGTTCAATAGCCTGATTCCTAACAGTGAACTAAAGTTTATCGATAAATGTTGTCATGCGCCAATGATGGAGCAACCTGAAGCATTTAACCATATTTTGGATTCCTTCTTGGAGCAAAACAGAATTTAA
- a CDS encoding DUF885 family protein, translating into MRLNKPIIRYYLLEGKRMFSQQISKILYWSFGICLLLAVGWGINLNYFKPSSIALFFERMFFEYAIEHPELLTDTQALNFHTQFLKDNMQSDHHWYLNDLSEMQLKADSQMIQNQLEMLNGYRSFLMDEEEKRSSNTFRYITEDRLTSDLIYSNLKYPIDHINGIHIRLPLFMVNSHKIGDLSDAKGYIERLYQVQDKISALISGKALNPSPEIQQVSTAGIIHRRENESLEEALDLFHYKDGLSIPPRLVLETVEKQIDALLSTVPTRNVFYVDFSRKLKQIEKSLDEDTKSELYYQLGRAVKESVIPSFHSLKQCVQRMKDIAPDEVTIAQFSLGDMYYQHLLTRYLGTDQQTVDLVLTPDSLMRLAEKEIEIRQSSLIPLLQDVLELHDEAEFAVLWEKYQDDVQQHKEALLPSTMLNLALDTISPIYKFTQELTGEANFPLPEVRKSISVLRNTMTFAKYYPGGFFHSRAGTLYLPDSIPEETTVKATSKLWDLMYLLPGTHLQKSIQRQQKQLPHFRKVTNFLYFTEGWRYYTLEKALQYNGLQNDKALMIAIQYEFLRKAAQMACDLGIHYMLWNYEEAMTYFKEKTYAYDRTAHYSILECIALPGASTAYLPGKLILSRLEEDTRMLMGSNYNQQTFHLYLLKLGELPMVELQRASQQYITALATEQ; encoded by the coding sequence GTGAGACTAAACAAGCCTATCATACGATATTATTTGCTTGAAGGGAAACGTATGTTCAGCCAGCAAATATCCAAAATTCTGTATTGGAGTTTTGGCATTTGCCTACTTCTGGCCGTGGGATGGGGTATCAACCTGAACTACTTCAAGCCCTCTAGTATCGCATTATTTTTTGAAAGAATGTTCTTTGAATATGCCATCGAACACCCTGAATTGCTGACTGATACACAGGCACTCAATTTTCATACGCAGTTCCTAAAGGACAACATGCAGAGTGACCACCACTGGTACTTGAATGACCTTTCAGAAATGCAATTGAAAGCAGACTCACAAATGATCCAAAACCAATTGGAAATGCTCAACGGATACCGTTCATTTCTGATGGATGAGGAAGAGAAAAGATCTTCGAACACATTTCGATATATCACAGAGGATCGCCTCACTTCCGACCTGATCTATTCCAATTTGAAATACCCAATTGACCATATAAATGGTATTCATATACGACTGCCTCTGTTTATGGTTAATTCCCATAAAATTGGGGACTTGTCAGATGCAAAAGGGTACATCGAAAGGCTATACCAAGTACAGGATAAAATTTCAGCTCTCATTTCAGGCAAAGCTTTGAATCCCTCTCCTGAAATACAGCAAGTCAGTACCGCAGGAATTATTCACAGGCGGGAAAATGAATCTTTGGAAGAAGCACTTGACCTATTCCATTACAAGGACGGCTTGTCCATTCCTCCTCGCTTAGTGCTTGAAACTGTCGAAAAACAGATTGATGCATTACTGTCTACAGTTCCAACACGCAATGTTTTTTACGTTGACTTCAGCAGAAAACTCAAGCAAATTGAAAAATCGCTGGATGAAGACACCAAAAGTGAACTCTACTACCAGTTAGGAAGGGCTGTAAAAGAAAGTGTAATTCCTTCTTTTCACTCGCTAAAGCAGTGTGTCCAAAGAATGAAGGATATTGCTCCTGATGAGGTTACAATTGCACAATTCTCTCTTGGTGACATGTACTATCAGCACCTCCTGACCCGATACTTAGGTACAGATCAACAAACAGTTGACCTTGTACTTACTCCTGATAGTCTTATGAGGCTGGCTGAAAAAGAGATTGAAATCCGCCAAAGCAGCTTGATTCCACTCTTGCAAGATGTACTTGAACTTCATGATGAAGCTGAGTTTGCTGTTTTATGGGAAAAATACCAAGATGATGTCCAACAGCATAAGGAGGCGCTACTCCCTTCTACAATGCTAAACTTGGCATTGGATACCATCTCGCCAATCTATAAATTTACACAGGAGCTTACAGGGGAAGCTAACTTTCCACTCCCAGAAGTCCGGAAGTCAATCAGTGTGTTACGCAATACGATGACATTTGCAAAATACTACCCTGGAGGCTTTTTTCACTCAAGAGCAGGTACGCTTTACCTTCCCGACTCCATTCCTGAAGAAACTACTGTAAAGGCAACTTCAAAACTTTGGGACCTGATGTACCTACTGCCAGGAACCCACTTACAAAAAAGCATTCAAAGACAGCAAAAGCAACTGCCTCATTTCCGTAAAGTAACCAACTTTCTGTACTTTACTGAAGGGTGGCGATACTATACACTTGAAAAAGCTTTGCAGTATAACGGGCTTCAGAATGACAAGGCGCTCATGATTGCCATTCAGTATGAATTTCTCCGTAAAGCAGCCCAAATGGCTTGTGATCTAGGGATTCATTATATGCTTTGGAACTATGAAGAGGCCATGACCTATTTTAAAGAAAAGACATATGCATACGACCGAACGGCACATTACTCTATATTGGAGTGCATAGCACTTCCAGGGGCCTCCACAGCCTATTTACCTGGTAAACTTATACTGTCAAGGCTGGAAGAAGATACTCGAATGCTTATGGGGTCAAACTACAATCAACAGACATTTCACTTGTACCTTTTAAAGTTGGGAGAGCTACCAATGGTAGAATTACAAAGAGCCTCCCAACAATATATAACCGCTCTTGCCACTGAGCAATAG
- a CDS encoding HAD family hydrolase: MKHIDNIIFDLGGVILNIRYQNSIEALSKLSGKDVQTLYTQHHQTSLFDDYETGKTTSAQFRQGLRELLETDLSDNQIDQAWNAMLLDLPAERIHLIEQIRKDKRVFLLSNTNEIHKTEFCKTFDTVMGAEYGGIDNVFEKAYYSHEMGDRKPHPSIFQTVIEEQKLDPAKTLFIDDTVQHIEGAQKTGLQTIHLNNGTTILDIFKEYYQ; encoded by the coding sequence ATGAAGCACATCGACAATATTATATTTGACCTTGGCGGAGTCATCCTAAACATTCGCTACCAGAACTCAATCGAAGCCTTAAGCAAACTAAGTGGAAAGGATGTCCAGACGCTTTATACCCAGCATCATCAAACCTCTTTGTTCGATGATTATGAGACTGGAAAAACTACTTCAGCACAATTCCGTCAGGGGCTACGTGAGCTACTAGAGACAGACCTGTCTGACAACCAAATTGATCAAGCATGGAATGCGATGCTACTTGACCTTCCTGCCGAGCGTATTCACCTGATTGAACAAATCAGAAAAGATAAACGTGTTTTCCTGCTCAGCAATACAAACGAAATACATAAAACAGAATTCTGTAAAACGTTTGATACTGTTATGGGAGCTGAATACGGAGGAATTGACAACGTATTTGAAAAAGCTTACTATTCACATGAAATGGGCGATAGAAAACCCCACCCAAGTATTTTCCAGACAGTTATAGAAGAGCAGAAACTTGATCCTGCCAAGACACTGTTTATTGATGATACAGTCCAACATATTGAAGGTGCTCAAAAAACAGGATTACAAACAATCCATTTGAATAATGGCACTACAATATTGGACATATTTAAAGAGTACTATCAATAA
- the hflX gene encoding GTPase HflX translates to MKKEFQYTSETKEPTAVLVAVSPKAQTTQKAEEYLDELAFLAETLGIKTLKTFVQRLDMPDPKTFVGKGKLEEIVAYVKHYDVDMIIFDDDLTMAHSRNLDRELQDVMVIDRSLLILQIFSKRAQTAQSKLQVELAQYQYMLPRLTNLWSHHSRQRGGIGMKGPGETELETDKRIIRDKIALLKQKLSKIDKQSTLRRKSRDRQVRVALVGYTNVGKSTIMNSIGKADVFAENKLFATVDSTVRKMVLNNVPFLLTDTVGFIRKLPHMLIEGFKSTLDDIVDADILLHVVDISHESFEEHIQVVNETLNEIGAGDKPTLLVFNKIDTFEDKEYPPFEEHPPSTIEEWKQSYFAKGTNCVFISAAKKQNIEELREKLFKMVTDKFYAIYPNHESYDYNKLWLESGENFEAE, encoded by the coding sequence TTGAAGAAAGAATTTCAATATACAAGTGAGACCAAAGAACCTACCGCTGTATTGGTAGCTGTGTCTCCAAAAGCACAAACTACCCAAAAGGCTGAAGAGTATCTGGATGAGTTAGCGTTTTTGGCAGAAACGCTGGGAATCAAGACACTGAAAACTTTTGTTCAGCGACTGGACATGCCTGACCCTAAAACTTTTGTCGGAAAAGGAAAGTTGGAGGAGATTGTAGCCTATGTCAAGCACTATGATGTGGATATGATCATTTTTGATGATGACCTGACAATGGCACATTCCAGAAACCTTGACCGTGAACTTCAGGATGTGATGGTCATTGACCGAAGCTTACTGATTTTACAGATTTTTTCTAAGCGTGCGCAAACGGCACAATCTAAATTGCAGGTAGAGCTTGCTCAATATCAATACATGTTGCCAAGACTGACCAACCTTTGGTCTCACCACTCCAGACAGCGTGGTGGTATTGGTATGAAAGGTCCTGGTGAGACAGAACTTGAAACAGATAAGCGTATTATCCGAGACAAGATTGCCTTGTTGAAGCAGAAGCTTTCAAAGATTGATAAGCAGAGTACACTGAGGAGAAAGTCCCGAGACCGTCAGGTGCGTGTAGCATTGGTTGGTTATACCAACGTGGGTAAGTCTACAATCATGAATAGCATTGGTAAAGCGGATGTATTTGCTGAGAACAAGCTATTCGCAACGGTAGACTCTACAGTGAGAAAGATGGTGCTGAACAATGTACCTTTCTTGTTGACAGATACGGTAGGTTTTATCCGTAAGCTACCTCACATGCTGATTGAAGGTTTTAAGTCTACCTTGGATGATATTGTGGATGCGGACATCCTGCTTCATGTGGTGGATATTTCACATGAATCTTTTGAGGAGCATATTCAGGTAGTGAATGAAACCTTGAATGAGATTGGTGCTGGAGACAAGCCAACCTTATTGGTGTTCAATAAAATCGATACTTTCGAGGATAAAGAGTATCCTCCATTTGAGGAGCATCCACCGTCAACGATAGAAGAGTGGAAGCAAAGTTACTTTGCCAAAGGAACAAATTGTGTGTTTATTTCGGCAGCCAAAAAGCAGAACATAGAGGAGTTGCGTGAAAAGCTCTTCAAAATGGTCACAGACAAGTTCTATGCTATTTACCCAAACCATGAGAGCTATGATTACAATAAGCTTTGGTTGGAAAGTGGTGAAAACTTTGAAGCTGAATAA
- a CDS encoding DUF4251 domain-containing protein, which yields MKKLIVFVSCLFTLTCFSQLYAQELNEGKTQDEKQLTKQEKKELKKQQKLERKKQKSDESTELHNNAVNAIKSKQFILETHTLYNKRGYPVNVSPNTNFVGMNGENVVIQLAFPGGVIGPNGIGGITVTGKASAVEIRESKKGALTMSMNVIGPMVNSQIVITLNAGSNLAQAHVAQQTKSGRLRFSGYLVPMEESDVYESPRQY from the coding sequence ATGAAAAAACTAATTGTATTCGTAAGCTGTTTATTCACCCTTACGTGCTTCAGTCAGCTATACGCACAAGAGTTGAATGAAGGCAAAACACAAGACGAAAAGCAGCTGACGAAGCAGGAAAAAAAGGAACTGAAAAAGCAGCAAAAGCTCGAACGAAAAAAACAGAAGAGTGATGAGAGCACTGAGTTGCACAACAATGCTGTAAATGCGATAAAGAGTAAACAGTTTATATTGGAAACACATACCCTTTACAACAAAAGAGGGTATCCTGTAAATGTCAGCCCCAATACCAACTTTGTGGGTATGAATGGTGAAAATGTAGTGATTCAGCTCGCTTTTCCTGGTGGTGTTATTGGTCCAAATGGTATAGGAGGTATTACAGTAACCGGAAAAGCTTCAGCTGTTGAGATACGAGAGTCAAAAAAAGGAGCCTTGACAATGAGTATGAATGTTATAGGACCGATGGTGAACTCTCAAATAGTCATCACATTAAATGCAGGCAGTAATCTTGCTCAGGCACATGTGGCACAACAAACAAAAAGTGGTCGTTTGCGCTTTAGCGGATATTTGGTTCCCATGGAAGAGTCTGATGTCTATGAAAGTCCTAGACAATATTGA
- a CDS encoding WD40 repeat domain-containing protein: protein MNKLFFHLIFPLLICLSLASETAAQGVQVVLPMGVECRKVLFTPDGEYVGVSRKDQITLWLSGSRGKYLEINTEFSKVNSFSYTPDSKYILYTGETNPLKRFFNKRPEFAPTESHNIVMRDLETLSKVLEFKGHTNDVTAIFVLWKGEIMASGGKDKTVRLWDIKTGKQLKVFKDHDQKVLEVAISPDSKYLVSAGADRKIVVRKLPEGDLLTIIPNHTDWVRALGFSPDGKLLATGSDDGTVLLVKFNIGNLEWQSMEGGHHTGWVYDLSFSPDGRFLASCSQDESFIIWDVENKVFKSRNVIKNGGSITSIHFDPKGKYLATTPFMSEDMYLWEVSNLDISPPIHYRDTTDVNPPMITIISPVVRGEGC from the coding sequence ATGAATAAGCTTTTCTTCCATTTGATATTTCCACTATTAATTTGTCTGTCTTTAGCTTCTGAAACGGCAGCCCAAGGGGTACAAGTAGTATTACCTATGGGGGTTGAGTGTCGAAAGGTGTTGTTTACTCCTGACGGTGAATATGTAGGTGTATCCAGAAAAGATCAGATAACACTATGGCTTTCAGGTAGTAGAGGTAAGTACTTAGAGATCAATACTGAATTCAGTAAGGTTAATAGCTTCTCTTATACCCCTGACAGCAAGTATATTCTCTATACAGGAGAAACAAACCCATTAAAAAGATTTTTTAATAAACGGCCGGAATTCGCTCCGACAGAGTCTCATAATATTGTAATGAGGGACCTTGAAACCTTGAGTAAGGTTCTTGAATTTAAAGGGCATACCAATGATGTGACGGCAATTTTTGTATTGTGGAAAGGGGAGATAATGGCTAGTGGAGGAAAAGACAAAACGGTGAGGTTATGGGATATTAAGACAGGGAAACAACTGAAGGTATTCAAGGATCATGACCAGAAAGTGCTGGAAGTGGCCATTAGTCCTGACAGTAAATACTTGGTTAGCGCAGGTGCAGATAGAAAGATTGTAGTAAGAAAACTACCAGAGGGAGATTTACTGACCATAATACCCAATCATACAGACTGGGTGAGGGCTTTGGGATTCAGTCCTGATGGAAAGCTTTTGGCAACAGGGTCCGATGATGGTACTGTACTGCTTGTCAAATTCAATATTGGAAACCTTGAGTGGCAAAGTATGGAAGGAGGACACCATACTGGATGGGTGTATGACTTGTCGTTCAGCCCTGATGGACGTTTTCTGGCATCATGCAGTCAGGATGAAAGCTTTATTATTTGGGATGTTGAAAACAAGGTTTTTAAAAGTAGGAATGTGATTAAAAATGGAGGCTCGATTACCTCAATACATTTTGATCCCAAAGGGAAATATCTAGCCACAACACCTTTTATGAGTGAAGATATGTACCTATGGGAGGTTTCCAACCTTGATATTTCTCCTCCGATTCATTATCGAGATACGACCGATGTGAACCCTCCTATGATTACCATTATTTCTCCGGTAGTTCGGGGGGAAGGTTGCTGA
- a CDS encoding caspase family protein: MIKGAVVDEYGVQAVYINGIKMRLNEGNVFEVLLNIAIGENRVRIKASDINGNIAERELVITRRENDELIVKDEEGVNYLLTIGIDKYAEGNRFPELFNAVYDVQAFSKLLVKKYQFDKENVIRLYNQQATKESIIETLTGLVDKLQWNDNLIIYYSGHGIYNQILREGFWIPYDGKKSTSNQYQWDTYISNSFLLKIVKEMKAKHIFIIADACFAGTIFEDSYRGGSFEDAISKYRSRWGFTSGMLEPVSDGIMGAHSPFNQAMLKFFKNNEENKVAISDLIQFVKKDVGRLNGQIPRGAPLKNVGDEGGEFIFELKDDNKSESDSTQKIQDEKPQPVEEKSESGN; this comes from the coding sequence TTGATTAAAGGTGCAGTAGTGGATGAGTATGGTGTACAAGCAGTGTATATCAACGGGATTAAGATGAGGTTGAATGAAGGAAATGTGTTTGAGGTGTTACTCAATATTGCAATAGGAGAAAACAGGGTGAGGATAAAGGCGTCTGATATCAATGGAAATATTGCAGAGCGAGAACTGGTCATTACAAGGAGGGAGAATGATGAATTGATTGTCAAGGATGAGGAAGGTGTCAATTATTTATTGACGATAGGGATAGATAAATATGCGGAAGGAAACCGTTTTCCGGAATTGTTTAATGCCGTTTATGATGTACAGGCATTCTCTAAGTTGCTGGTAAAGAAATACCAGTTTGACAAGGAGAATGTGATAAGGCTTTATAACCAGCAAGCCACAAAAGAGTCTATTATAGAAACGCTTACCGGGTTGGTGGACAAACTGCAATGGAATGATAACCTGATCATCTATTATTCAGGACATGGTATTTATAACCAGATATTGAGGGAAGGTTTTTGGATTCCTTATGATGGTAAAAAGTCAACCAGTAACCAGTATCAATGGGATACTTATATCTCAAATAGTTTCTTGTTGAAGATTGTCAAGGAAATGAAGGCAAAGCACATTTTCATTATTGCTGATGCCTGTTTTGCAGGAACCATTTTCGAAGATTCATATAGGGGCGGAAGTTTTGAAGACGCTATCTCAAAATACCGTTCAAGATGGGGATTTACATCAGGTATGTTGGAACCAGTGTCTGATGGAATCATGGGGGCACACAGTCCATTCAATCAGGCAATGCTCAAATTCTTTAAAAATAATGAAGAGAATAAGGTAGCCATATCAGACTTGATACAGTTTGTGAAAAAGGATGTCGGGCGCCTCAATGGACAGATTCCGAGAGGAGCTCCCCTAAAGAATGTAGGGGATGAAGGTGGTGAGTTTATCTTTGAACTTAAGGACGACAATAAAAGTGAATCTGATAGTACACAGAAAATACAGGATGAAAAGCCTCAACCTGTAGAAGAAAAGAGTGAATCTGGAAATTGA